A DNA window from Castanea sativa cultivar Marrone di Chiusa Pesio chromosome 7, ASM4071231v1 contains the following coding sequences:
- the LOC142642146 gene encoding uncharacterized protein LOC142642146, with translation MAGWISPLNPNAPEFFPLQNPQLLIPCPSLSTSHHYYLSSPNTNFYYCTPYVQSFSKSETFYTNFYLQSTQPSLLLPPPQPKNLSTVTEPTNSFVEEPLEQTHVVHHETKVEQKVVTQKVHHKRYRNRCYGGQGGGRVRQPWWAKCGNSTETSSPNENVKNRHAGNEETLNKFTRKAGFCGKAKKRNYTPVLPVQSGAVETTVMIRNIPNKYNREMLVEFLDHHCMLANREKAEIFENPIVSEYDFLYLPIDFSTGFNKGYAFVNFTNPQAVWEFHTATDGQSWDHFNSHKKRQIALARIQGKEELVSHFESVGFPCESDQVLPLLFEPPRDGSRKLVKQSIVGKCTRMEEY, from the exons ATGGCTGGGTGGATTTCTCCTTTGAACCCAAACGCACCAGAATTCTTCCCTCTACAAAATCCCCAGCTTCTTATCCCTTGTCCCTCTCTAAGCACTTCTCATCATTACTATCTCTCATCTCCAAATACAAACTTTTACTACTGCACTCCATATGTTCAAAGCTTCTCAAAATCAGAAACCTTCTATACTAACTTTTACCTGCAAAGTACCCAACCCTCTCTCTTGCTTCCTCCACCACAACCCAAGAACCTCTCGACTGTTACTGAACCAACAAACTCTTTTGTAGAAGAGCCTTTAGAGCAAACCCATGTGGTGCACCATGAGACCAAGGTGGAGCAAAAAGTGGTGACTCAAAAAGTTCATCACAAGAGATACAGAAATCGTTGCTATGGGGGGCAAGGTGGTGGTAGGGTTAGGCAGCCATGGTGGGCAAAGTGTGGTAACAGTACTGAGACTTCTAGTCCTAATGAGAATGTAAAGAATAGGCATGCTGGAAATGAGGAAACTTTGAACAAGTTTACTCGAAAAGCGGGTTTTTGTGGGAAGGCTAAGAAGAGAAACTATACTCCTGTGCTTCCTGTGCAATCTGGTGCAGTTGAAACCACTGTTATGATTAGAAACATACCTAACAAATACAA CCGTGAAATGTTGGTGGAGTTTCTGGACCATCATTGCATGTTGGCGAATCGAGAGAAGGCTGAGATATTTGAAAATCCCATTGTGTCAGAGTATGATTTCCTCTATTTGCCTATAGACTTCAG caCAGGGTTTAACAAAGGGTATGCGTTTGTTAACTTCACTAACCCACAAGCAGTGTGGGAGTTTCACACTGCCACTGACGGGCAGAGTTGGGATCATTTTAATTCACACAAGAAGCGTCAGATAGCCCTAGCTAGAATTCAG GGCAAGGAGGAACTGGTGAGTCACTTTGAGAGTGTGGGGTTTCCGTGTGAATCCGATCAAGTTCTACCTCTATTGTTTGAACCACCTCGGGATGGCTCAAGAAAGTTGGTGAAGCAAAGCATAGTGGGAAAATGTACCCGCATGGAGGAGTACTGA
- the LOC142642254 gene encoding uncharacterized protein LOC142642254, producing MAVASSLSSQFFHHLLRPPQPQPPLPPLPPSSSFFSLFLKPLLIPTTTTTTLTKTKTTKATATLSKLSSLPTTHFTKSLPPLFCHSLSSFATLSHPPPTQQQHVEEEEEDEEYDGEEDESGIEDLELGMTEGEDTEKGVVEKASSLNVKTNGDLELKLLPSLTVKEKKDLASYAHSLGKKLKSQLVGKSGVTANVATSFIETLEANELLKIKIHNTCPGELDDVVKQLEEATGSVVVGQIGRTVIIYRPSITKMKAEEKKMQARKVFVRKASKPKHALLNKAQQRLSGRGRRGSSRFMLESDI from the exons ATGGCAGTGGCATCATCACTCTCATCCCAATTCTTCCACCACCTCCTCCGCCCACCTCAACCTCAGCCGCCACTACCACCACTGCCaccttcctcttctttcttttctttgtttctcaaACCCCTTCTTATCCCAactactacaacaacaacattaacaaaaacaaaaacaacaaaagcaaCAGCAACTCTATCCAAATTAAGCTCACTCCCTACAACCCACTTCACCAAATCCCTCCCTCCTCTCTTCtgtcactctctctcctcttttgcCACTCTTTCTCACCCTCCTCCTACACAACAACAAcatgtagaagaagaagaagaagatgaagaatatGATGGTGAAGAAGATGAGAGTGGAATTGAAGATTTGGAATTGGGAATGACAGAAGGAGAGGATACTGAAAAGGGTGTGGTGGAAAAAGCTTCTTCCTTAAATGTGAAGACAAATGGGGATTTGGAATTGAAGCTGCTACCGAGTCTGACTGTGAAGGAGAAGAAGGATTTAGCTTCGTACGCGCATAGCTTGGGAAAAAAGCTCAAGTCCCAGTTGGTGGGGAAGTCTGGTGTTACTGCTAATGTTGCTACCTCTTTCATTGAGACCCTTGAGGCTAATGAGCTTCTAAAG ATTAAAATACACAATACCTGTCCGGGGGAGCTAGATGATGTGGTGAAGCAATTAGAGGAAGCAACTGGTTCAGTGGTTGTTGGTCAAATTGGTAGAACAGTGATTATTTACAGACCTAGCATCACCAAGATGAAGGCAGAGGAGAAAAAGATGCAGGCTCGGAAAGTTTTTGTGAGAAAAGCATCAAAACCAAAACATGCGTTGCTG AACAAAGCACAACAGCGCTTATCTGGGCGTGGTCGTCGGGGAAGCAGTAGGTTTATGCTCGAAAGTGACATTTGA
- the LOC142643087 gene encoding protein DETOXIFICATION 46, chloroplastic-like: MQFKTLTSLNTPLFQNPTFFFFFNKLSKPPPPPSHFPISLFPSNLPLISTPKKRFRNRIVTASCISSNNKELIPNDNSGPEIDIVSASGEAEEEEEENVSELGSENIWKQMKEIVMFTGPATALWICGPLMSLIDTAVIGQGSSVELAALGPGTVVCDYMGYSFMFLSIATSNMVATALARQDKNEVQHHISILLFVGLTCGCLMLLFTKFFGSWVLTAFTGPKNAHLIPSANKYVQIRGLAWPALLVGWVAQSASLGMKDSWGPLKALVVATAVNVVGVIVLCSFMGYGIAGAAWAAMAAQVIAGFMMIEALNKKGYNAYSISVPSPDELLTVLGLAAPVFITMMSKVAFYSLLIYFATSMGTYTMAAHQVMIQTFVMCTVWGEPLSQTAQSFMPELIYGAKRSLEKARMLLRSLVIIGVILGLLLGIVGTSVPWLFPKIFTHDQNVIQEMHKVLIPFFMALAVTPPTHCLEGTLLAGRDLKFLSSSMSGCFAAGALLLLLVTSRGYGLPGCWFGLVGFQWARFLLSLCRLLSPNGILHSEDLGQYQPEKLRAV; encoded by the exons atgcaattcaaaACCCTAACATCTCTCAACACTCCTCTCTTCCAAAACccaaccttcttcttcttcttcaacaaactatcaaaaccaccaccaccaccatctcACTTTCCAATCTCTCTTTTCCCTTCTAATTTACCACTCATTTCGACGCCGAAAAAGCGCTTTCGGAATCGGATAGTAACTGCTTCTTGCATTAGCAGCAATAACAAAGAACTCATCCCCAATGATAACAGCGGCCCCGAAATTGATATCGTTTCGGCCTCGGgagaagcagaagaagaagaagaagaaaatgtttCGGAATTGGGAAGCGAGAATATATGGAAGCAAATGAAGGAGATTGTGATGTTTACTGGGCCCGCCACTGCGCTCTGGATTTGTGGACCGTTGATGAGTCTCATTGACACCGCGGTTATTGGTCAGGGTAGCTCCGTTGAGCTCGCTGCTTTAG GGCCGGGAACAGTTGTATGTGATTATATGGGTTATTCATTCATGTTCCTCTCGATTGCTACTTCAAATATGGTTGCTACTGCTCTTGCCAGACAG GATAAAAATGAAGTGCAGCATCACATCTCTATTTTGCTCTTTGTTGGGTTGACTTGTGGCTGCTTGATGCTTTTGTTTACAAAATTCTTTGGTTCATGGGTATTGACTG CTTTTACTGGGCCAAAGAATGCACATCTCATACCTTCCGCAAACAAATATGTTCAG ATTCGAGGCTTAGCATGGCCTGCACTTCTTGTTGGATGGGTTGCTCAGAGTGCAAG TCTTGGCATGAAAGATTCCTGGGGACCTTTGAAGGCTTTGGTGGTGGCTACTGCTGTAAATGTTGTTGGTGTTATTGTCCTGTGCAGTTTCATGGGCTATGGTATTGCTGGTGCAGCATGGGCTGCCATGGCTGCCCAG GTTATTGCAGGATTTATGATGATTGAAGCTCTGAACAAGAAAGGATACAATGCATATTCCATATCTGTTCCATCACCTGATGAACTTCTGACAGTACTTGGGCTTGCTGCTCCAGTGTTTATAACAATGATGTCCAAG gtGGCTTTCTATTCCCTCCTTATATATTTTGCTACATCTATGGGCACATACACCATGGCCGCTCATCAG GTCATGATTCAAACATTTGTCATGTGTACAGTTTGGGGTGAACCTTTATCTCAAACCGCTCAGTCATTTATGCCTGAGTTAATATATGGAGCCAAACGAAGCTTGGAAAAG GCTCGAATGTTGCTAAGATCACTTGTCATCATTGGAGTCATACTTGGATTGCTATTAGGAATTGTAGGAACATCTGTTCCTTGGTTGTTCCCCAAAATCTTTACACATGATCAGAATGTCATACAGGAG ATGCACAAAGTTCTGATTCCATTCTTCATGGCATTAGCTGTCACACCCCCAACTCACTGCCTTGAGGGAACATTGCTG GCAGGACGAGatcttaaatttcttagttcgtcAATGAGTGGATGCTTTGCTGCGGGTGCACTTCTACTATTG CTTGTAACCAGTAGGGGATATGGTCTGCCAGGCTGCTGGTTCGGACTTGTAGGCTTTCAATGG GCTCGcttcttgctctctctttgtCGCCTTCTTTCTCCCAATGGCATACTTCACTCTGAAGATTTAGGTCAGTATCAACCAGAAAAGCTGAGGGCTGTCTAG